A section of the Deinococcus cellulosilyticus NBRC 106333 = KACC 11606 genome encodes:
- a CDS encoding DUF11 domain-containing protein — MPASLRNLMLTILSLLALGQAQAQTEAGSSIENQLKTQYNESFPGNPRSQGFSRTVTTTVLGLCAPRILPDGTVSNPGQVISSIAGSRAILSYTVFNQGNGAFSLPLSVKALDGWTAQSIKIFHDLQNDGAIDPTDPEITAIDLKAGQSARVLVQVQTPFSTSGSAHFDLQALCTDGLGTKTDNGNVGRVTLTAESAVKLDKQMTLTEVRKDDEVTVKLKVTNTGFDDLQNVQVMDRLDQEGLQGMAYVPGSLEVVSGVKPFPGALYFDSGNQAVSVIFDRIPRAGIREVQFKLKVLSAALLGNRVNSAQVQAASSTDPSVLVSADSSFAFKVLNRPEIWLGPLSQPQAAEMTDADMQQGKITAQGKELCMGHTVLNAAQISDVVSIAVESINPDVQVRILSAQGTPLPAEIPLEPTQSLNFQTCYTTSTPTESTFDVVWKATSKLGATPNRTLDRITVQYPPEIWLGPLSLPKAAELTEEDTVHGEILARNLMECLDHTVLNAAGVTDTVTLTLEDINDTPVLNSTDVKFDFYQGTSKLTLPVKFTLPAGGSENFRICYTRVSSKQTPFSVRVVAASDRGGVNRSLDSLSHAVLGPDQKLNLQKSQSVAAGTKLLHGEEYTYTLSLTNKLPYTLTELLVTDLLDPNLDYISMEVLLDGTVQPDVQVVRTELKDEQGKRTATRLEWKIPALDPEQIAEIRFKVKVHPDARDGYVLDNAFTADALELVAPLESNHVQVLLWSTALLLKKEADKKVVEYGDVLNWTLTLTNPASTVTVQDVMLEDLLPRGLVYIPGSTQWKLENAGAANQPMHTAPDPVQQGQLLRWGQSAQSTLPALPAQARLVLTFSTRVTPEVGDEIINGATAIGCGLKDPNLNQCVVTVASNSGGVSTATVQVKSALFKTPALLVGRVYVDRDEDRKYDPAIDQPLKNARVVLSSGRSITTDAEGRYSADGIQTGIWALRLDPFSAPYTPEAMPEDRGKPGSRNLMIAGLTTVDFPLLPSSADVRTFRTTRLQYGPLTVQKTVHPAGNNEYIVTVKLTATQDLPDFQITDLLPEGATLLEGEAAPQFEVLSQGDHLLDYRIHFEGAWSGALTDPQVRWRYP, encoded by the coding sequence ATGCCTGCTTCCCTGCGAAACCTGATGCTGACCATCCTGAGCCTGCTGGCTCTCGGACAGGCCCAGGCCCAGACCGAAGCGGGCAGCTCCATTGAGAACCAGCTGAAAACGCAGTACAACGAGAGTTTTCCCGGCAACCCCCGCTCTCAGGGGTTCTCCAGAACGGTGACCACCACCGTTCTGGGGCTCTGCGCACCCAGAATTCTCCCGGATGGCACCGTGAGCAATCCCGGTCAGGTCATTTCCAGCATTGCTGGAAGCCGCGCCATCCTCAGTTACACCGTGTTCAACCAGGGCAATGGGGCTTTTTCCCTGCCCCTCTCGGTCAAAGCCCTGGATGGCTGGACCGCCCAGAGCATCAAAATTTTTCATGACCTGCAAAACGATGGGGCCATTGACCCCACCGACCCGGAAATCACGGCCATTGACCTGAAAGCCGGTCAATCTGCACGGGTGCTGGTGCAGGTGCAGACCCCCTTCAGCACCTCAGGCAGTGCCCATTTTGATCTTCAAGCCCTGTGCACAGATGGTCTGGGCACCAAAACCGACAATGGTAACGTGGGCCGGGTGACCCTCACTGCTGAATCTGCCGTCAAACTGGACAAGCAGATGACCCTCACGGAAGTTCGCAAAGACGACGAGGTGACCGTCAAACTGAAAGTCACCAACACCGGATTTGACGACCTGCAGAACGTGCAGGTGATGGATCGCCTCGACCAGGAAGGCCTGCAGGGCATGGCCTACGTGCCCGGGTCTCTGGAAGTGGTCAGCGGTGTGAAGCCCTTCCCTGGAGCCCTGTATTTTGACAGTGGAAACCAGGCCGTGTCGGTCATCTTTGACCGCATCCCCAGAGCGGGCATCCGTGAAGTGCAGTTCAAACTGAAAGTCCTTTCTGCTGCCCTGCTGGGAAACCGGGTGAACAGTGCCCAGGTGCAGGCGGCATCCAGCACCGATCCTTCAGTGCTGGTCTCTGCAGATTCCAGTTTTGCCTTCAAGGTGCTGAACCGCCCCGAAATCTGGCTGGGGCCACTGTCCCAGCCCCAGGCCGCAGAAATGACCGATGCAGACATGCAGCAGGGCAAAATCACTGCCCAGGGCAAGGAGCTCTGCATGGGGCACACCGTGCTGAACGCCGCCCAGATCAGTGATGTGGTGTCCATTGCCGTGGAATCCATCAACCCTGATGTGCAGGTGCGTATTCTGTCTGCGCAGGGCACCCCACTTCCTGCAGAAATCCCCCTGGAACCCACCCAGAGCCTGAACTTCCAGACCTGTTACACCACGAGCACCCCCACAGAAAGCACCTTCGATGTGGTCTGGAAGGCCACCTCAAAACTGGGGGCCACCCCGAACCGCACCCTGGACCGCATCACCGTGCAGTACCCCCCGGAAATCTGGCTCGGTCCACTTTCCCTGCCGAAAGCTGCCGAACTGACCGAGGAAGACACCGTGCATGGTGAAATCCTTGCCCGCAACCTGATGGAATGTCTGGACCACACCGTGCTGAACGCTGCGGGTGTGACGGACACCGTGACCCTCACCCTGGAAGACATCAACGACACCCCGGTGTTGAACAGCACAGATGTGAAGTTTGACTTCTATCAGGGCACCAGCAAACTCACCCTTCCGGTGAAGTTCACCCTTCCTGCTGGGGGCAGTGAGAACTTCCGCATCTGCTACACCCGGGTGTCCAGCAAACAGACCCCCTTCAGTGTCCGTGTGGTTGCTGCTTCGGACCGGGGTGGGGTGAACCGCTCTCTGGACAGCCTGAGCCACGCCGTGCTGGGGCCAGACCAGAAGCTGAACCTGCAGAAATCCCAGTCTGTTGCGGCGGGCACCAAACTGCTCCACGGTGAGGAGTACACCTACACCCTCAGCCTCACCAACAAACTGCCCTACACCCTGACCGAACTCCTGGTCACCGACCTGCTGGACCCCAATCTGGATTACATCAGCATGGAAGTGCTGCTGGATGGCACTGTGCAGCCCGACGTTCAGGTGGTCCGCACCGAACTGAAAGACGAGCAGGGGAAACGCACAGCCACCCGTCTGGAATGGAAGATTCCTGCGCTGGACCCAGAGCAGATCGCAGAGATCCGCTTCAAAGTGAAAGTGCACCCGGATGCCCGTGATGGTTACGTGCTGGACAATGCCTTCACTGCAGATGCCCTGGAACTCGTTGCCCCCCTCGAATCGAACCACGTGCAGGTGCTCCTGTGGTCCACCGCCCTGCTGCTCAAGAAAGAAGCCGACAAAAAAGTGGTGGAGTACGGAGATGTCCTCAACTGGACCCTCACCCTCACCAACCCCGCCAGCACCGTGACCGTGCAGGATGTGATGCTGGAAGACCTGCTGCCCAGAGGACTGGTGTACATCCCTGGCAGCACCCAGTGGAAGCTGGAAAATGCGGGTGCTGCAAATCAACCCATGCACACCGCTCCAGATCCGGTGCAGCAGGGACAGTTGCTGCGCTGGGGTCAGAGTGCCCAGTCCACCCTGCCTGCCCTGCCTGCCCAGGCCCGACTGGTCCTCACCTTCAGCACCCGCGTCACCCCCGAAGTGGGCGATGAGATCATCAACGGGGCCACCGCCATCGGATGCGGCCTGAAAGACCCCAACCTGAACCAGTGCGTGGTGACCGTGGCCTCCAACAGTGGTGGGGTGTCCACCGCCACCGTGCAGGTGAAGAGCGCCCTGTTCAAAACCCCAGCCCTGCTGGTGGGCCGCGTGTACGTGGACCGGGATGAGGACCGCAAGTATGACCCTGCCATCGATCAGCCCCTGAAAAACGCCCGGGTGGTGCTCTCGAGTGGCCGCTCCATCACCACCGATGCAGAAGGCAGATACAGTGCAGACGGCATCCAGACCGGCATCTGGGCCCTGCGTCTGGACCCCTTCAGTGCACCCTACACCCCCGAAGCCATGCCCGAAGACCGGGGCAAACCCGGAAGCCGCAACCTGATGATCGCTGGACTCACCACTGTGGATTTCCCCTTGCTCCCCTCCAGTGCCGATGTGCGCACCTTCCGCACCACCCGTCTGCAATACGGTCCGCTGACCGTTCAGAAAACTGTGCACCCCGCCGGGAATAATGAATACATCGTGACCGTCAAGCTCACCGCCACCCAGGACCTGCCCGACTTCCAGATCACCGACCTTCTCCCGGAAGGTGCGACCCTGCTGGAAGGGGAAGCCGCACCCCAGTTCGAAGTGCTCTCTCAGGGAGACCACCTGCTGGATTACCGGATTCATTTCGAGGGTGCGTGGTCGGGAGCCCTGACCGATCCACAGGTGCGCTGGAGGTACCCATGA